The region TTTATGCTCTTCCTGTACCTCTGTTCTTCTCATCGCCATTTGCTGGAAGTGTGTAAACACTTGCATTCACTTGGAGAGATATCTTTTGTGACACATATTTCCCCCTCCCCTCACGACACTTTCTTTTGATTATCAGAATGACTTTTCCTGTTTTCTGATGTATAGTTGGGGGCCTTCTAAATGCTACATTTGGCAATGCGACTGAAATGATAATCTCATTATATGCGTTGAATAATGGGATGATGAGGGTTGTTAAACAATCCTTGCTGGGTTCCATTTTATCAAATATGCTCTTGGTGCTTGGATGTGCCTTCTTCTGTGGTGGGATTGTTCATCACCAGAAAGTCCAGGTTTTCAGTAAGGTCATTATCTTCTGATCAATCATGTCCTCACGAAATTTGCAATGAAGAGTGTAATTTCGTATTATCTCAGCTCCAATTTGCTCTCTATAATGTTATATGCTACTGCTAATGAAAATCATTAAATTGCAGGCGACTGCCCTTGTGAACTCAGGATTGTTATTGATGGCAGTGATGGGCATATTATTTCCGGCTGTGCTTCATTTCACCCACACAGAAGTGCATTTTGGGAAGTCAGAGCTGGCTCTTTCAAGATTTAGCAGTTGCATAATGCTGGTAGCATATGCAAGTTACCTATATTTTCAACTCAAGAGTCAACCAAATCTATATAGCTCTATCGAAGAGGTAAATTGCTGAAAATCTTGGAATAGGTTGTTAGTTTGTTTCCTCTATTATTCAGCTTGTATTTCTCCGAGGCCGTCTGCAGCAATAGCCATTGACACTATGCTTTCCTATATAGTAATCAGATGCCTTTTATGGAGGAGTTAGGTTTGCAGAAGATTTCATTATTACAGATAAACGCGTGCCATGATATCTGACTTTCACACCAACTTGTGTTGCAGCAGGATGTATTAGTTTGATCTAATTATTCTCTTATATCTGAACAGGATAGAGAAAATAATGCTGAAgattcttatgaagaagagGCTCCTGAGATAACAAAATTGGAAGCTATAGGGTGGCTTGCTATTTTGACAGTATGGATATCTGTGCTATCTGGGTATCTTGTGGATGCCATACAGGTGACgttgctttttcttttcttttattaaaaatcttgGTTTAGGCCCTTTTAACCGGTGTATTGGAAAGGCTAGCATTTTCTGGAAGTTAGATGCTAATACCCGTGTGATAGCCTAACGATTTTTTACCTTGAGATATTTACTGTCATAGCTTTCCTTCTCCTTATATTTTCTCCCTTTGtgataattaattatcaaaagCTATGTAAAACTTTGTTTGAGTTCTTTTGGCTTTGATTTGCTATATGTTCGTCATCCTAATTTGCTCGTGTTGCTATCGTGATTTCAGGGAGCATCTGACTCAATGAACATGCCTGTGTCCTTTATTAGTGTCATCTTGCTTCCACTTGTAGGAAATGCTGCAGAACATGCAAGTGCAATCATGTTTGCAATGAAAGATAAGCTTGTGAGTTCTTGTAAAACTATACTCACTATCTCATTTGCTTCGGAGTAGGTTACTTAGGGGGTATTGTTTGCAGGACATTACACTTGGAGTTGCGATTGGGTCCTCTACTCAGATATCAATGTTTGTGGTAAGACCCTAAAGTGTGATGCAGTAATCATCTGAACTAGCTTTAGAAATTATCCGATAACAAAGAAACTTaggttttattatttatttaaattcataCAGGTGGTCCTAAGAGCATACTggatatttattatttctttgtttAGTTTCTCTTTTTTGGTTGGTGTATATTTGGTACAGTCAGTTTTTAGTTATTCAAAATTTATAATAAAGCTTGGTGGTCCATctggaaggaaagaaagggaggTGTTTGAAAGACAAAGAAAGCTCTATTCAGAAAATCAAGATGAACCGTCTACTTTTATTTTACATACTTGTGCTATTAATCTGTAAATACTTTTGCTTGCACCTTCTGGGTGcaatttgttaaatatttataatagaGCTCATAAATCAAGTTGCTTATTAGTAGATCTCATGCTTTTGATAATGCAGATTCcattttgtgttgttgttggttggttcATGGGAAAACCAATGGACTTGAACTTTCAATTGTTTGAGACTGCTACACTCTTTATCACAGTGCTAGTTGTGGCATTTATGCTGCAGGTTTGTCTTCTAACTTCCCTTCTGTCACATCCTCCCTTTGAAAATcagaaaattgaataaaataaatgatGTTGTTCAGCCTACTCCCTACACTAGACTACTCAGCCATGAAAGGCTTGCTACTAACTATGATTGTTACTTTATACAATGCAGGAAGGAACATCAAACTATTTTAAGGGGTTGATGCTTATCCTATGCTATCTCATTGTTGCTGCAAGTTTCTTTGTACATGTTGATTCATCCAAAGGTTAGTTCTACATTCTTTCCCTCAAGTCTGagcatattttttttcaattttaaacaagacagtatttttatttttttaattttttttacgtACACCAAGTTGGTGGTAATTCTGCTAACTACATAATGCGGTATGGTGTTTTTCACCAAACATACaaatagaataaaacaagccCATCTCCATAGTTTCCATCTCTTCAAGGTCTCTGTGTCTTTCTCGTTTGAATCTGCTCCTCCAAGTGCTCTCTTGCCACCATCCGAGACAACCCTATCCAACAAAAGTTTCATACACTAACTGTAATAAGTCGGTAACCATTCCCAACTAACCTCCGTCTTTATCTTCTTCCTCTTGTTACTCAGTTAGTATCAACTTCAAAGATTTGCTCACAAACTTTGCTCCATCCTTCCTACTGTGACTATTCCTTATTTCTCCATTTTCTCAGCAATTCCAAcgtatttcttttttctaatttcttgatCAATATAATAGTTTTGTTCTGTTATCTATCTCTCTGCTCCTCCCAGTCTTTTTTCAACTCTGGTTAATAAAATCAACGTTTCAGTTTCGTAGCCAGAATGAATTGCCTAAATATTTAACAGATTTGGTACCTGGGATGAGCCCATACAGGGCTGTTTTCCACTGTTTGTTCCACGCCATAGCATATCATCAATCTTCATGCCTTTTGCTACTACATTGTTTGAATGCGTTTAGATGCCTCATACTTTAATGTACTTGTGTCATCATAACCATTTTGATACAAAGAAGAGTTGGTTTTATCTACCACCAATTTAACTTGTTGATCAGTTAGGATTATTTTCATTTTGGGATAGAAcgttataatttttaaaatctgCTGTGCTCTTTTTGTTAGGGTAGCAAAACTACTAGGTCTCGGCAATATATTCCATCAAACAACATATATGCAAGCTCACCACTTCTTGTTGCCAAAATAAGCATTATACAGTCCTTAGATGAGTTTTATTTGGTTGGCAAGATCTCCTACCACAAGCCCTGTTCCTCTAGATTCATATACAGGCTTTGGTTAGAGCTTTCAAATAGTAACTGCTGAATTGAGGTTGTGATGAGTTAAGTATCCTGCTTGTCCCCcaacccaccccaccccccccccccccccaaaaaaaaaaaaaaaaaaaaaagagagagagagaagaaaaactcaAATTCAAAGTCACAAAAATTGGCCTAACTTTCTTGCCATGGCACGGTGCAGAAGGAGAATAGGTATGCGCTCAGTCGTGATGCTCATGCCTCAGCAAATGAACTCTTCGACTACTGGCAATGAATCAAAAGCGATGAGCCTAACAAGCTGCACTCGAAGTGTTGGCTAAATCTAGAGTGAAAGGTGTGGTGGTGATGTGGTAGATGGGTTCTTATTGTGGAACACTCCACGGTTGGTGAACCGATGACTTCTTCTTCAACGTTTATCCATGTTGTATCATTTTCTTTAGCAAACaaacaatttcttttcttccctgCAGTATATAAAGCTGATTATACTGTCTTGCACCTGGAGAAAAATTGTAGAAGGGTGGGGGACTGTaaacaaattttcttttcttttgcctTTGGACTAGCATTCCAAATGTAAGATTTAGGAGATATAAATTGTTGTAGCTTATCCCTATATTTCCATAGTGATCCTCTGATTAGGATCAAGGTGTAATATTTGTAATGGATCCTTAGAAATTGTTTTTACACAGTATTAATGTATTGTAGCAGGGCATGTTTGTTACCGAATTATTCAGTCTTTTGGATAGTATGATTTGGAGACGAGGCGTCGGCTATAATTTTTTCTTAGTTGAAACTTAACATTGACTATTTTGTGTGACATTGTATTTTGCCAAAACGTTTACTTGGTCATAGGACCTATGGTTCAATTGATATGGAATTATTTCACCTCTTGAGTTTTTGGAATTATTTGGGACATTTGATATGGCATAAAAGTTGGTGACATGAAAACTGTACAAGGTGAAGGAAAGGGCGCGAGGGCGTTTAGTGATATATTAAAGACATACAAACTTGGGGTGTTCATGGTCCgagttggttcggatttttcaaataccaaatcaaatcaaatgcgtcggaattttaaatttataaaccaaatcaaactaaaccaataaaattcgggattttcaacttcgggttttctcgggttattgaGTTTTTTCGGGTCTTTTTCcgaaaaagtcttcatacaaaacatatgatatttacttcaaatatttctttagttcaagtaagatacaactatataactaaggtgtttcttaagaaaataatacaaaatgtgagatggtgatgacatcgtattaaaatattccacaaaaaagataataaaatcggttaaaataagtattgctaattaataagctttaaagaaaatgactttaatctaaagttatgctaaaataagtacgactaataagtattaattacatgacaaagaaaaaaaattaagctatgtatttttacgctctaaaccaattatgcaaaattaaagaataaatatccaacattactgtcattcctagtgttagaattgaatttcttttgttagca is a window of Lycium ferocissimum isolate CSIRO_LF1 chromosome 12, AGI_CSIRO_Lferr_CH_V1, whole genome shotgun sequence DNA encoding:
- the LOC132038915 gene encoding vacuolar cation/proton exchanger 2-like — protein: MGSIGEKVDLECDEETPFSSSHATNKIESMHFESAHMTSPRSFYSSRVLRKMHQISTFRSIYVVILKAKINVLLPFGPLAILLHYLTKKHEWVFFFSLVGITPLAERLGYATEQLAFYTGPTVGGLLNATFGNATEMIISLYALNNGMMRVVKQSLLGSILSNMLLVLGCAFFCGGIVHHQKVQVFSKATALVNSGLLLMAVMGILFPAVLHFTHTEVHFGKSELALSRFSSCIMLVAYASYLYFQLKSQPNLYSSIEEDRENNAEDSYEEEAPEITKLEAIGWLAILTVWISVLSGYLVDAIQGASDSMNMPVSFISVILLPLVGNAAEHASAIMFAMKDKLDITLGVAIGSSTQISMFVIPFCVVVGWFMGKPMDLNFQLFETATLFITVLVVAFMLQEGTSNYFKGLMLILCYLIVAASFFVHVDSSKEGE